The following proteins are encoded in a genomic region of Corylus avellana chromosome ca4, CavTom2PMs-1.0:
- the LOC132177958 gene encoding uncharacterized protein LOC132177958: MDSFRNQPNLPIDVLKKQVKAKWNVDAHEDNVGSCLILMVERPMPEVPCRFQRLYVSFAAMKTGFLQGCRPVIGVDACFSKGRYKGQLMTAVGRDANNSMYPLSIVGLVPSLEQVCPTAEHRTCVRHLYANFRSAGHKGLLLKDLLWTAASSYTQTDFHYAMEEMKKVSEPAYDYLAKNDPSTWCRGCFNTMAKSDLVHNNCVECFNSWILKYRQLTIMSMLEGIRNKLMRRYVRKRELIAAMEDGSLGPKIMAKLEKEEDGASHCWCTYAGEGIFKVECEGKRVAVSVEGRTCGCRKWDVTGIPCSHAISAILYHGGNPIDYLSD; this comes from the exons ATGGACTCATTCAGAAACCAGCCAAACCTGCCTATAGACGTTTTAAAGAAACAGGTCAAAGCTAAGTGGAATGTAGATGCCCAT GAAGACAATGTGGGCAGTTGTTTAATTCTTatggttgagagaccaatgCCCGAGGTCCCATGTAGGTTTCAGAGGTTATATGTATCGTTCGCAGCAATGAAGACAGGTTTCTTACAAGGGTGTAGACCTGTGATAGGTGTAGATGCATGCTTCTCAAAGGGTAGGTACAAAGGCCAGTTAATGACTGCTGTTGGGAGGGATGCCAACAATAGTATGTATCCACTGTCCATTGTG GGCCTAGTACCAAGCCTTGAACAAGTTTGTCCCACAGCTGAGCATCGTACATGTGTGAGACACCTGTATGCCAATTTCAGAAGTGCCGGTCACAAGGGGCTATTGCTAAAGGACTTGCTTTGGACTGCTGCATCATCTTATACCCAGACAGATTTCCATTATGCGATGGAAGAGATGAAGAAAGTAAGTGAGCCTGCTTATGATTACTTGGCAAAGAATGATCCCAGTACTTGGTGTAGGGGATGCTTCAACACCATGGCCAAGTCTGACCTGGTACACAACAATTGTGTTGAGTGTTTCAACTCATGGATCCTGAAGTACCGTCAATTGACAATAATGTCAATGTTGGAAGGGATTAGGAATAAATTAATGAGGAGGTATGTAAGGAAAAGGGAGTTGATTGCTGCAATGGAGGATGGTAGTTTAGGGCCAAAAATAATGGCCAAgttggagaaggaagaggatgGTGCCAGTCATTGTTGGTGCACATATGCCGGCGAAGGCATTTTTAAGGTCGAATGTGAGGGCAAACGAGTTGCAGTCAGTGTGGAGGGCAGAACATGTGGGTGTAGGAAATGGGACGTCACTGGGATACCATGCAGTCATGCCATATCAGCCATCTTATACCATGGTGGCAACCCAATAGATTATCTCAGTGACTAA